From the Streptomyces pluripotens genome, one window contains:
- a CDS encoding LxmA leader domain family RiPP, producing MSAQNLMNGFAAYVDAEELAAQPAAEAREEQSLSVAVTLVTISLMHTYDTGC from the coding sequence ATGTCCGCCCAGAACCTGATGAACGGTTTCGCCGCCTATGTCGACGCCGAGGAGCTGGCCGCCCAGCCGGCCGCGGAGGCCCGTGAGGAGCAGTCGCTCTCGGTCGCCGTCACGCTCGTCACGATCAGCCTGATGCACACCTACGACACCGGCTGTTGA
- a CDS encoding LxmA leader domain family RiPP — translation MTPHDLVDGYRTFVDVEELAVVPTGEYAPTTAIFTVSDSTTVTSTITN, via the coding sequence ATGACCCCACACGATCTCGTCGACGGGTACCGGACCTTCGTCGACGTCGAGGAGCTGGCGGTGGTCCCGACGGGGGAGTATGCGCCGACGACCGCCATCTTCACGGTCAGCGACTCCACGACCGTGACCTCGACGATCACCAACTAG
- a CDS encoding LxmA leader domain family RiPP, whose translation MSAQDLMNGFAAYTDVEELAAQSATAHEEMSSTITISLITGVSISLTAEHTC comes from the coding sequence ATGTCTGCTCAGGACCTGATGAACGGTTTCGCCGCCTACACCGACGTCGAGGAGCTGGCCGCCCAGTCGGCGACGGCCCACGAGGAGATGTCCTCGACCATCACCATCAGCTTGATCACCGGCGTCAGCATCTCGCTCACCGCCGAGCACACCTGCTGA